The region AAACTCATGGATTTAAGGGATTGATAAAAGTGGATTTTATTCTGGAATTTGACAAAACTGAAGATGAAGATAATTTTCTTTTCATTCTTATAAATAACAAAGTAGTTCCTTTTTATATTGAAAATCTTGAGAAAATCGGAAATGACATTACACTGATTAAACTAGAAGATATAGACACAAAAGAAGAGGTACAACAATATGTTGGAATGGATGTTTGTATTCAAAAAGAAAAAGTAAATATTGATGAAAAGCAACTTGCAAACTCATTAGGAATAATTAATTATTCAATTATAGATCAGGATAATAAAAAAATCGGATTGATAAATGATGTTTTTGATAATGCAGGACAAACACTTTTTCAAGTACTAGATGGTGAAAAAGAAATCCTTATTCCATTCCATGAAGACTTACTAATTGACTTAGATGCTGACTCACAAACCATTTCTTTGCAAATTGCAGATGGTTTGATTGAGTGAGTTAGAATTTTTAATTAAAACACAATTTACCCACTATTATGGAAGAGTTTTTACCAGGCGACAAAGTAGAATTTATTGATGATAACTCATCAGGAAAAGTAATTTCAATCATTGACAAAAGCCAACTAAT is a window of Bacteroidota bacterium DNA encoding:
- the rimM gene encoding ribosome maturation factor RimM (Essential for efficient processing of 16S rRNA), whose amino-acid sequence is MLERENFINIGTIIKTHGFKGLIKVDFILEFDKTEDEDNFLFILINNKVVPFYIENLEKIGNDITLIKLEDIDTKEEVQQYVGMDVCIQKEKVNIDEKQLANSLGIINYSIIDQDNKKIGLINDVFDNAGQTLFQVLDGEKEILIPFHEDLLIDLDADSQTISLQIADGLIE